In a genomic window of Chryseobacterium sp. G0162:
- a CDS encoding AAA family ATPase, with protein sequence MSDTYQAEDIRQLTEKVKEKNYLFSLLRQEINKVIIGQEYMVDRLLVGLLGNGHVLLEGVPGLAKTLAIKTLADAVHGEFSRIQFTPDLLPADVVGTMIYNIKDNDFSIKKGPVFANFVLADEINRAPAKVQSALLEVMQEKQVTIGDETMKLPKPFLVLATQNPIDQEGTYLLPEAQSDRFMLKCTIDYPAFEDERKVMRMVSTSHQPTVNPVISLQDIVDAKEIINQIYLDEKIEKYILDMVFATRYPENYGLSELKNYISFGASPRASINLAIASRAYAFLKGRAFVIPEDVKALAKDVLRHRMGLTFEAEAEEISTEEIINRILAKIQAP encoded by the coding sequence ATGTCAGATACATATCAAGCCGAGGATATCCGTCAGTTGACGGAAAAAGTAAAAGAAAAAAACTACTTATTTTCTCTTCTGAGACAGGAAATCAACAAGGTGATTATTGGACAGGAATACATGGTAGACCGTCTGTTGGTAGGGCTTTTAGGAAATGGTCACGTTCTGTTGGAAGGAGTTCCGGGACTGGCAAAAACCTTAGCCATCAAAACCCTGGCAGATGCAGTTCATGGTGAGTTCTCAAGAATTCAGTTTACACCGGATTTGCTTCCGGCAGACGTTGTGGGAACCATGATTTACAATATTAAAGACAATGATTTTTCTATAAAAAAAGGTCCGGTATTCGCGAACTTTGTTCTTGCGGATGAGATCAACCGTGCCCCTGCAAAAGTACAGTCAGCACTCTTAGAGGTAATGCAGGAAAAGCAGGTGACTATTGGTGACGAAACCATGAAGCTTCCAAAACCATTTTTGGTACTGGCTACTCAGAACCCGATCGATCAAGAGGGTACTTATCTATTGCCAGAAGCACAAAGTGACCGTTTTATGCTAAAGTGTACTATTGATTATCCTGCTTTCGAAGATGAAAGAAAGGTAATGAGAATGGTTTCTACATCCCATCAACCCACTGTAAATCCTGTGATTTCACTTCAGGATATTGTTGATGCAAAAGAGATTATCAACCAGATCTATTTGGACGAGAAAATAGAAAAGTATATTCTGGATATGGTTTTTGCAACCCGTTATCCTGAAAATTACGGACTTTCTGAACTTAAGAATTATATCAGTTTCGGAGCTTCTCCAAGAGCTTCTATTAACCTTGCGATTGCTTCAAGAGCGTACGCATTCTTAAAAGGAAGAGCTTTTGTAATTCCTGAGGATGTAAAGGCATTGGCTAAAGATGTACTGAGACACAGAATGGGCTTAACGTTTGAAGCCGAAGCCGAAGAGATTTCAACAGAAGAGATCATTAACAGGATTTTAGCAAAAATACAGGCGCCATAA
- a CDS encoding GNAT family N-acetyltransferase, giving the protein MSDVIIRKAVQEDSASMLELIKELAEYEKALHEVTVTLDEFTEDGFGKSPVWGAFVAELNGEIVGISLYYDRYSTWKGRRLYLEDLVVTEKMRGKQIGKLLFDATLEYGKLNAYSGMVFQVLNWNEPAINFYKKYSPKFDDEWLNVSIEFKN; this is encoded by the coding sequence ATGAGTGATGTTATTATTAGAAAAGCAGTTCAGGAAGATTCTGCTTCCATGCTGGAGTTGATTAAGGAACTGGCAGAATACGAAAAAGCATTACATGAAGTAACCGTAACGCTGGATGAATTTACTGAAGATGGCTTTGGGAAATCTCCGGTTTGGGGAGCTTTCGTTGCAGAATTGAATGGTGAAATTGTAGGAATCTCATTGTACTATGATCGATATTCAACATGGAAAGGAAGAAGGCTCTATCTTGAGGATTTGGTAGTAACAGAAAAAATGAGAGGAAAACAGATTGGAAAACTCCTGTTTGATGCTACATTGGAATATGGAAAATTAAATGCATACAGTGGAATGGTTTTCCAGGTATTAAATTGGAATGAACCTGCCATTAATTTTTATAAGAAATACAGTCCAAAGTTTGACGACGAATGGTTGAATGTATCTATTGAGTTTAAGAACTAG
- a CDS encoding DUF58 domain-containing protein, whose translation MQIKDIVKKVKQIEIRTRKKTEAALMGQYHSAFKGQGMTFSEVRPYQFGDEIRRIDWNKTARFREPFVKVMEEERELTMMLVVDISASMDYGTKNQLKREYVAEIAASLGFSAAGNNDKVGLILFADKVYKVIPPQKGRKHILSIISNILTADYVPAESKIDKALEYMMGIFKRKSLVFLFSDFQDEYDSKMLRVASKKHQLLGLRIYDEKDNEIPDVGYTLLYDAETGKEIWANTSSARWRYTFAEAQKQKLRALEDDFSNSSASFMNVNTGSDYSKLLYNYFQKK comes from the coding sequence ATGCAGATAAAAGATATTGTAAAAAAAGTAAAGCAGATAGAAATCCGTACCAGAAAAAAGACGGAGGCTGCTTTGATGGGGCAATATCATAGCGCCTTTAAAGGGCAGGGGATGACTTTTTCAGAAGTCCGTCCCTACCAGTTTGGTGATGAGATCAGAAGAATCGACTGGAATAAAACGGCACGTTTCCGTGAACCTTTCGTAAAGGTAATGGAAGAAGAAAGGGAGCTGACGATGATGCTTGTGGTAGATATTTCTGCCTCTATGGATTATGGAACAAAGAATCAGCTGAAAAGAGAATATGTTGCGGAAATAGCAGCCAGCCTTGGGTTTTCAGCAGCAGGGAATAATGATAAAGTGGGATTGATCCTGTTTGCAGATAAAGTATATAAGGTCATTCCGCCTCAAAAAGGAAGGAAGCATATCCTTTCTATTATCAGCAATATTCTTACTGCAGATTATGTTCCTGCAGAATCTAAAATAGATAAAGCTCTTGAATATATGATGGGGATTTTTAAAAGAAAATCTCTTGTGTTTTTATTTTCAGATTTTCAGGATGAATATGATTCCAAAATGTTGAGAGTCGCCTCCAAGAAACATCAGCTGTTAGGACTGAGGATATATGATGAAAAAGACAATGAAATTCCTGATGTAGGCTACACATTATTATATGATGCAGAAACAGGAAAAGAAATATGGGCCAATACTTCCAGTGCAAGATGGAGGTATACCTTTGCAGAAGCTCAGAAACAAAAATTAAGAGCTTTGGAGGATGATTTTTCCAACAGTTCAGCCAGTTTTATGAATGTAAATACCGGTTCAGATTATTCAAAACTGTTGTATAATTATTTTCAGAAAAAATAA
- a CDS encoding BatD family protein → MKKILLILSYLICANAFSQILSSNVEKKTIALGETNHLIIKIDNLHDEQVNSAAKNELLPFHFEETKDSIGQNANSYERKIEFAVFEEGKFTIPELEFKVGDKILKTIPYEIDVINTAQKADQINDIMKNKEVKLEAKDYWELYKFYILAALAAIALIIAIIMIVKWGRKAKNAPVVTTNQTLKELDSLKKKKYIEGGNFRSFYVELIEISRNFITKQYHLPADVLLTDDLIDVMKKNNTISQDNEKIVEEVFLRGDLVKFAKTFPDQATMEKDFADIRDFVKRSSKDLEFENLRKDV, encoded by the coding sequence TTGAAAAAAATACTTTTAATACTATCTTATCTAATCTGTGCAAATGCTTTTTCACAGATATTATCTTCTAATGTAGAGAAGAAAACCATTGCTCTGGGAGAAACCAATCACCTTATTATAAAGATTGACAACCTCCATGACGAGCAGGTAAATTCTGCAGCAAAAAATGAATTGCTGCCTTTTCACTTTGAAGAAACCAAAGACAGTATTGGCCAGAATGCCAATTCATACGAAAGAAAAATAGAATTTGCGGTTTTTGAAGAAGGGAAGTTTACCATTCCTGAACTGGAGTTCAAAGTAGGAGATAAAATTCTTAAAACAATTCCTTACGAAATAGATGTCATCAATACAGCCCAGAAAGCTGATCAGATTAATGACATCATGAAAAATAAAGAGGTGAAGCTGGAAGCTAAAGATTATTGGGAATTGTACAAGTTTTATATTCTGGCAGCATTGGCTGCTATTGCTCTCATTATAGCGATTATCATGATTGTAAAATGGGGTCGAAAAGCGAAAAACGCTCCCGTGGTAACTACGAACCAAACCCTGAAGGAATTAGACTCTCTTAAAAAGAAAAAATATATTGAAGGAGGAAACTTCCGTTCATTTTATGTGGAATTGATCGAAATATCAAGGAATTTTATTACCAAACAATACCATCTTCCGGCAGATGTTCTTTTGACTGATGATCTTATCGATGTTATGAAAAAGAACAATACCATTTCTCAGGATAATGAGAAAATTGTAGAAGAAGTATTCCTGAGAGGAGATTTGGTGAAATTTGCCAAAACTTTCCCGGATCAGGCTACGATGGAGAAAGACTTTGCAGATATAAGAGATTTTGTGAAAAGATCATCCAAAGATTTAGAATTCGAAAACTTAAGAAAAGATGTTTAA
- a CDS encoding VWA domain-containing protein: MFNFEFYSPWFLLLFLLFIPLLIKDAGKKKRKGIKVPTIKNMGTSGGIQGVLFLLKISKYIILSALIIAMARPRTFTVSQDRDDTKGVDIMLSIDVSLSMLAKDLNPDRITALKDIAVKFVQKRPNDRIGVVAYAAEAFTKVPVTSDHQVVIDEIKNLNSNGLEPGTAIGEGLSVAVNHLIKSKAKSKVIILMTDGVSNIENAIPPQLAAELAKNNDIKVYTIGIGTNGYALMPTAVDFFGDLIFTEAEVTIDENTLREIAQTTGGKYFRATSNSSLEEVYDEINQLEKSDVKVSKLYNYEEYFKIFLWVALGMLVLDALLRWVFYKILS, encoded by the coding sequence ATGTTTAATTTTGAGTTTTACAGCCCGTGGTTTTTGCTGCTTTTTTTGCTGTTTATTCCTCTTTTGATAAAAGATGCGGGTAAAAAGAAAAGAAAAGGCATAAAAGTTCCTACCATCAAAAATATGGGAACGAGCGGTGGAATACAAGGAGTTCTTTTCTTATTAAAAATATCAAAGTACATTATTCTGTCGGCGCTTATTATTGCCATGGCAAGACCAAGGACTTTTACCGTTTCACAGGACAGGGATGATACCAAGGGAGTAGATATTATGCTGTCTATTGATGTTTCACTCAGTATGCTGGCAAAAGATTTAAATCCCGACCGTATTACTGCCCTTAAAGATATTGCCGTTAAATTTGTTCAGAAACGTCCGAATGACAGGATTGGAGTAGTAGCCTATGCCGCAGAAGCATTTACCAAAGTTCCTGTTACCTCAGACCATCAGGTGGTGATTGATGAGATCAAAAACCTTAACTCTAACGGTCTTGAGCCTGGAACAGCCATAGGAGAAGGTCTTTCCGTTGCAGTGAACCATTTAATTAAAAGTAAAGCCAAAAGTAAGGTCATTATTTTAATGACGGATGGGGTAAGCAATATTGAAAATGCGATTCCGCCACAACTTGCTGCAGAACTGGCCAAAAATAATGATATAAAGGTGTACACCATTGGGATTGGTACAAATGGTTATGCACTGATGCCAACAGCTGTGGATTTTTTCGGAGACCTTATTTTTACGGAAGCTGAGGTGACTATTGATGAAAATACACTGAGAGAAATTGCTCAGACTACAGGAGGGAAATACTTCAGGGCTACTTCTAACAGTAGTCTTGAAGAAGTATATGATGAGATCAATCAATTGGAAAAATCTGATGTTAAAGTGTCAAAGCTGTACAATTATGAGGAATATTTCAAAATCTTTTTATGGGTAGCCTTGGGTATGTTGGTGCTGGATGCATTATTGAGATGGGTGTTTTATAAAATTTTAAGCTGA
- a CDS encoding vWA domain-containing protein, translating to MSWSLGNYWYLFLLLLLPLLAVFLVRFLKWRKKKRDVFAASQFHDNLFEKNSGFTRFFPALYLLGTLFLIFSIIDLLNGSEEVKSNQRLNNVIFMLDVSNSMNAEDIEPSRLTEAKNLMIQTMSKMKNDKIGIVIFAGQAISIMPLTTDYNSAETYIGAIETNSMKIQGTDFLKGMQAATEKFKNVSKGSRKIILLSDGEDNEGNDNAAIRLANKEGITITSVGIGTDEGAPVPVYNDGQLMGYKTDVNGSTVISKRQTEALSKMAGSTGGTYIDGNNINEAPDRIIDAINKKSSGSETLVKSQNANHYYQYFLAVSILFFFLIYIFNPKNDFNL from the coding sequence ATGAGTTGGTCTTTAGGAAATTACTGGTATCTATTTTTACTGTTGTTACTGCCGCTGTTAGCTGTCTTTTTGGTCCGTTTTTTAAAATGGAGAAAGAAAAAGAGGGATGTTTTTGCTGCCAGTCAGTTTCATGATAATTTATTTGAGAAAAATTCAGGATTTACAAGGTTTTTTCCTGCATTATATCTATTGGGTACATTATTCCTGATATTCTCGATCATTGATCTTCTGAATGGTTCAGAAGAGGTGAAAAGCAATCAGAGATTAAATAATGTAATTTTTATGCTGGATGTTTCCAACTCTATGAATGCTGAAGATATTGAGCCGAGCCGTCTTACAGAAGCTAAAAACCTAATGATACAGACGATGTCGAAAATGAAGAACGATAAGATCGGGATTGTCATTTTTGCCGGGCAGGCCATATCAATCATGCCTTTAACAACAGATTATAATTCTGCTGAAACCTATATTGGTGCTATTGAAACCAATTCTATGAAGATTCAGGGGACAGATTTCCTGAAAGGAATGCAGGCTGCCACGGAGAAATTTAAAAATGTAAGCAAAGGATCGCGAAAAATTATACTACTGAGTGATGGTGAGGATAATGAAGGGAATGATAATGCCGCCATAAGGCTTGCTAATAAAGAAGGAATAACCATTACCTCTGTAGGAATAGGAACAGATGAAGGAGCCCCGGTTCCCGTATACAATGACGGACAGCTGATGGGGTATAAAACAGATGTCAACGGAAGTACTGTTATTTCCAAGAGACAGACTGAAGCCCTAAGTAAAATGGCTGGTTCTACGGGAGGAACATATATTGATGGTAATAATATCAATGAAGCTCCGGACAGGATTATTGATGCTATTAATAAGAAGTCTTCAGGATCAGAAACACTGGTGAAATCTCAGAATGCAAACCATTATTATCAATATTTTTTAGCAGTATCTATCCTGTTTTTCTTTTTAATTTATATTTTTAATCCCAAAAATGATTTTAATCTGTAG
- a CDS encoding tetratricopeptide repeat protein: protein MNTKTIFLSFIVAFSFSGFLFGQENYRTLVHEGNQKFDGKDYDGASSKYMEAVKSNDKDFTAHYNMGNALYKNKKYEEAKAEFEKAQQLSQTLPDKAAALHNLGNTYMQMNQPEKAADYYKKSLKQNPYSEATRKNYEIAKLKEKEKQQNKNEQNNSGKGGGGGSDQNKGEDQKGDKKDQRQDQGNGQQNEGKSDQGTPQQNQNNEGKMPKNLENQLLDKINEKEKETARRILNKNSYSMPASNEKDW from the coding sequence ATGAATACTAAAACCATATTTTTATCGTTTATAGTTGCTTTCTCCTTCTCAGGCTTTTTGTTTGGGCAGGAAAACTATAGGACTTTGGTTCATGAAGGCAATCAGAAATTTGACGGTAAAGATTATGATGGAGCCTCTTCCAAATATATGGAAGCTGTGAAATCTAATGATAAAGATTTTACGGCTCATTACAATATGGGAAATGCTCTGTATAAAAACAAAAAATATGAAGAAGCAAAAGCCGAGTTTGAAAAAGCACAACAGCTGTCACAGACTCTTCCGGATAAGGCTGCAGCCCTTCATAATTTAGGAAATACTTATATGCAGATGAATCAGCCGGAAAAAGCGGCAGATTATTATAAAAAATCGCTTAAACAAAACCCTTACAGTGAGGCTACCCGTAAGAATTATGAAATTGCCAAACTGAAAGAAAAAGAAAAGCAGCAAAATAAAAACGAGCAGAATAACTCCGGAAAAGGAGGTGGAGGCGGTAGTGATCAAAACAAAGGTGAAGATCAGAAAGGTGATAAAAAAGACCAAAGGCAGGATCAGGGAAATGGCCAGCAAAACGAAGGCAAAAGTGACCAGGGTACCCCTCAACAGAATCAGAATAATGAGGGCAAAATGCCAAAAAATCTTGAAAATCAGCTCTTAGATAAAATAAACGAAAAAGAAAAAGAAACCGCCAGAAGAATTTTAAATAAGAATTCTTATTCGATGCCCGCAAGCAACGAGAAAGATTGGTGA
- a CDS encoding BatD family protein, with product MKDKLIYILLTLASVITYGQVNLSLDADKTEYAGKDIVNLTIVLELNGSDLVQQTGFQLPDLSKFNIIGSGSVTNTVIDPATNTLITQKVSRIALEPKKKGKIKIGSVLVTVNNKIYKTEPFDVNIRDIIEKKSLASNTSNEVYLNMEIEDRDVYQDQPTVAVLKVYSRNMDNLRKVKNIRLPQQDNINVHPINFNKSEIDPSDNGNMASQILAVFMVFPNEAGYVEVPGVSASVSTYSNKNKIVSNKVKINVRKLPEGAPDGFKNAVGNFNVSVYNTTKEKPEAKKPLNVVVKVAGEGNLPDLVLPKIATSPDYEVFAPKITSKVSPGKTGMKGEILANYVVIPNKSGAISIKMEPFAFFDPENKEYVDVGQRILDVHTFSHDQVLESRSTVEKVNEYTNNLLETVDTPVLKTTSFKVKEKSKFHWSILLTNIAILLGLFVVYLLFKTWQKKRTLVRETVSQKPLGSVAETEKEIRDLLKTDINDYFGYLENLKDNAEYEKFFITLEELDQEVRNQYFQGSVTEFKTFLEKHKGSSLAEQYGRLQQKIQMEKYSPVKSQEGIEELLKTIVNLYSQISK from the coding sequence ATGAAAGACAAATTGATTTACATATTGCTTACTTTGGCATCCGTAATTACTTACGGACAGGTAAATCTTTCTCTTGACGCAGATAAAACCGAGTATGCTGGAAAGGATATTGTAAACCTTACCATTGTTCTTGAACTTAATGGAAGTGACCTTGTTCAACAGACAGGTTTTCAGCTTCCGGACCTTTCAAAATTCAACATTATCGGTAGTGGATCTGTAACCAATACAGTCATTGATCCGGCTACCAATACGCTTATTACTCAAAAAGTATCCAGAATTGCTCTTGAACCTAAGAAAAAAGGAAAGATCAAAATAGGATCTGTACTGGTAACTGTAAATAATAAAATTTATAAAACCGAACCTTTCGACGTTAATATCCGTGATATTATTGAAAAGAAATCTCTGGCCAGTAATACTTCCAATGAAGTCTATCTGAATATGGAGATTGAAGACAGGGATGTCTATCAGGATCAGCCTACTGTTGCTGTTCTGAAAGTATATTCCAGAAATATGGATAACCTTAGAAAAGTAAAGAATATCCGCCTTCCACAGCAGGATAATATCAATGTACATCCTATCAATTTCAATAAATCAGAGATTGATCCGTCTGATAACGGAAATATGGCATCTCAGATATTAGCCGTGTTTATGGTATTCCCAAATGAGGCTGGTTACGTTGAAGTTCCTGGAGTATCTGCATCTGTGAGTACTTATTCAAATAAAAATAAAATTGTTTCCAATAAAGTAAAGATTAACGTAAGAAAGCTTCCGGAAGGAGCTCCGGATGGCTTTAAAAATGCGGTTGGAAATTTTAACGTAAGTGTTTACAATACTACTAAAGAAAAACCTGAGGCTAAAAAGCCTCTGAATGTTGTAGTAAAGGTTGCCGGAGAAGGAAACTTACCGGACCTTGTACTTCCGAAAATTGCAACATCTCCCGATTATGAAGTTTTTGCTCCAAAGATTACATCAAAAGTTTCTCCAGGTAAAACCGGAATGAAGGGGGAGATTCTGGCCAATTATGTAGTAATTCCTAATAAATCAGGAGCCATTTCTATCAAGATGGAACCATTTGCTTTCTTTGATCCTGAAAATAAAGAATATGTGGATGTAGGGCAAAGAATATTGGATGTACATACATTTTCGCACGATCAGGTATTGGAATCCCGTTCTACGGTAGAAAAAGTGAATGAATATACCAATAACCTTTTAGAGACCGTAGATACACCGGTTCTGAAAACCACCTCATTTAAAGTTAAAGAGAAAAGTAAGTTTCATTGGAGTATTCTTTTGACCAATATTGCGATTCTTTTAGGCTTATTTGTTGTGTATCTGTTATTTAAGACTTGGCAAAAAAAACGCACATTAGTTAGGGAAACTGTATCTCAAAAACCTTTGGGTTCAGTGGCAGAAACAGAAAAAGAAATCCGAGACTTGCTGAAAACGGATATCAATGATTATTTTGGTTATCTTGAAAACCTCAAAGATAACGCCGAATATGAAAAGTTCTTTATTACATTGGAAGAATTGGATCAGGAAGTAAGGAATCAGTATTTCCAAGGCTCTGTTACAGAGTTTAAGACTTTTCTTGAAAAACACAAAGGTTCATCCTTGGCAGAACAATATGGAAGACTGCAGCAGAAAATTCAGATGGAGAAATATTCTCCTGTGAAATCTCAAGAGGGAATTGAGGAACTTTTGAAAACAATTGTTAATTTATATTCACAAATTAGCAAATAG
- a CDS encoding MarC family protein, with amino-acid sequence MEIFDGFSFKEIVTSFMVLFAVIDIIGSVPIIVSLQQKFGKIEAGKASITAGAIMIVFLFVGNKILKLIGVDVNSFAIAGAFVIFVIALEMILGIEINKTTEAKAASIVPIAFPLVAGAGTLTTALSLRAEFHDINIICGIILNTIFVYLVLKSAKWLEQKIGDATLMILQKVFGIILLAISIKLFTANFAQLVLNYVNF; translated from the coding sequence ATGGAAATTTTTGATGGTTTCTCTTTTAAAGAGATCGTTACCAGCTTTATGGTTCTTTTTGCCGTTATCGATATTATCGGCTCAGTTCCCATTATAGTAAGCCTTCAGCAGAAGTTCGGAAAGATTGAGGCTGGAAAGGCTTCGATTACAGCTGGAGCAATTATGATTGTTTTCCTGTTTGTAGGAAATAAGATTCTAAAACTGATTGGAGTAGATGTAAATTCATTTGCCATCGCCGGAGCTTTTGTGATTTTTGTCATAGCGCTGGAAATGATTCTAGGAATTGAGATCAATAAAACAACCGAAGCAAAGGCCGCATCTATCGTTCCCATCGCATTTCCTTTGGTAGCTGGTGCCGGAACTTTAACAACAGCATTGTCCCTCAGAGCTGAATTTCATGATATTAATATTATTTGCGGGATTATTCTTAATACAATTTTCGTATATTTGGTGCTGAAATCAGCGAAATGGTTGGAGCAGAAAATAGGAGATGCTACTTTGATGATTCTTCAGAAAGTTTTTGGTATTATTCTTTTAGCGATTTCAATTAAATTATTCACTGCAAATTTTGCCCAATTGGTGCTGAATTATGTTAATTTTTAA
- a CDS encoding chorismate-binding protein, which produces MIYFKLPFNEGLHTVEETTDKNAVNFYSYNSLNQINFNGNIIKVDAVKFNDITITNESLVKDTTGFIAETKEEYCNTLQQVIEVIKEYDLPKLVYARRKIFTDFNTIDYKASFDKLCQSYPNAFRYLFNDGENAWMGAFSEVLGKFNKITHEFETMALAGTLPTSEGWTEKEIEEQKPVTTYIQNILKNYSDNIQQSETYDHISGNIKHLRTDFKTIIKPNDLDSLIKDLHPTPAVCGIPKDFCNENIRKYEKFPREFYAGYIKVETEESVLYFVNLRCARLYKGSVHIFVGGGITAQSNPEKEWTETELKSEAILKNLVVS; this is translated from the coding sequence ATGATTTATTTCAAACTTCCCTTCAACGAAGGATTGCATACTGTAGAAGAAACAACTGATAAAAACGCAGTCAATTTTTATTCTTATAACAGCCTGAATCAGATCAACTTTAATGGAAACATCATCAAGGTTGATGCTGTAAAATTTAATGACATTACGATCACTAATGAATCCCTGGTAAAAGATACAACGGGTTTTATAGCAGAAACTAAAGAAGAATACTGCAATACTCTACAACAGGTAATTGAGGTTATTAAAGAATATGATCTTCCTAAACTGGTGTATGCAAGGAGAAAGATCTTTACAGACTTTAATACGATTGATTATAAGGCAAGTTTCGATAAATTATGTCAATCCTATCCCAATGCCTTCAGGTATCTTTTTAACGATGGAGAAAATGCATGGATGGGGGCTTTTTCCGAAGTACTAGGTAAGTTTAATAAAATCACCCATGAGTTTGAAACTATGGCACTGGCAGGAACTCTTCCTACATCTGAAGGATGGACAGAAAAAGAGATTGAAGAACAGAAACCGGTTACCACTTACATTCAGAATATTCTGAAAAACTATTCAGACAACATTCAGCAGTCTGAAACCTATGACCATATTTCCGGAAATATTAAACATCTTCGTACGGACTTTAAAACGATAATAAAGCCCAATGACCTTGACAGTTTAATAAAGGATTTACACCCTACTCCTGCAGTATGTGGTATTCCTAAAGATTTCTGCAATGAAAATATCCGAAAATATGAGAAATTCCCTCGTGAATTTTATGCTGGTTATATCAAAGTGGAAACAGAAGAGAGTGTTCTTTATTTTGTGAATCTTAGATGCGCAAGACTTTATAAAGGTTCAGTACATATTTTTGTAGGCGGAGGAATTACCGCTCAAAGTAACCCGGAAAAGGAATGGACGGAAACAGAGCTTAAGTCTGAGGCTATTTTAAAGAATTTGGTTGTTTCTTAA
- a CDS encoding PaaI family thioesterase: MKGQTKEEILAFINNWGGETLAKAMEIKFIDIDLENETLTATMPVLPRTHQPFGIMHGGASCVLAETLGSSLSNIFIDGDKYYGVGTNINSNHLRSKKDGIVTATARFIRKGKTMHVSEIEIRDEKGTLINHTTMTNNIINK, translated from the coding sequence ATGAAAGGTCAGACAAAAGAAGAAATATTAGCATTCATCAATAACTGGGGTGGCGAAACCCTGGCAAAAGCAATGGAAATCAAATTCATTGATATAGATCTTGAAAATGAAACTCTTACCGCTACAATGCCTGTACTCCCAAGAACTCATCAGCCTTTTGGGATCATGCACGGAGGAGCAAGCTGCGTACTGGCTGAAACATTGGGTTCAAGCCTGTCTAACATCTTCATTGATGGTGATAAATATTATGGTGTAGGCACCAACATTAATTCCAATCACCTAAGAAGTAAAAAGGACGGAATAGTAACGGCTACTGCCCGTTTCATCAGAAAAGGAAAAACAATGCACGTCTCTGAAATTGAGATCAGGGATGAAAAAGGAACGCTTATCAACCATACGACGATGACGAATAATATCATCAATAAGTAG
- a CDS encoding 1-acyl-sn-glycerol-3-phosphate acyltransferase → MKKLIGKLMLKLLGWKVVLQGDVNNLNRCILVVAPHTHNMEYILGNFAYWSLNKPLKIIIKDAHTKAWYGSVVKGLGGIGIDRSQKNDLVNFVASKFAKEDFSLVITPEGTRSWVPKWRKGFYHMAMAAKVPIVLAAGDFKRNIVYLGYTIPYERIASVPFSEIMQEIQDYYVKNDIVPKVSANWNPNIMGSGE, encoded by the coding sequence ATGAAAAAGCTGATAGGCAAACTAATGTTAAAATTATTAGGCTGGAAAGTTGTTCTGCAGGGCGACGTTAACAACCTGAACAGATGTATTCTGGTGGTAGCACCACATACCCATAATATGGAATACATCTTAGGAAACTTTGCCTATTGGTCTCTGAATAAACCTTTAAAAATCATCATTAAGGACGCCCACACCAAAGCTTGGTACGGAAGTGTTGTAAAAGGACTTGGTGGTATTGGTATTGACAGAAGTCAGAAAAATGACCTTGTCAATTTTGTAGCCAGCAAGTTTGCCAAAGAAGATTTCAGTCTTGTTATTACTCCGGAAGGCACCAGAAGCTGGGTTCCGAAATGGAGAAAAGGATTCTACCATATGGCAATGGCAGCAAAAGTACCCATTGTATTGGCGGCAGGAGATTTCAAAAGAAACATCGTATACCTTGGTTACACAATTCCTTATGAAAGAATTGCGTCCGTTCCGTTTTCTGAGATCATGCAGGAAATTCAGGATTATTATGTGAAAAACGACATTGTTCCTAAGGTTTCTGCCAACTGGAACCCTAATATTATGGGTTCAGGGGAATAA